The stretch of DNA GGCCACCGAGACGATCGGGGACACCCAGGTGCGGAACCGGGGCACGGTCGGGGGCGGGTTGGCCCACGCCGATCCGGCCAGCGACATGCCGGCCGTGATGATGGCCTTGGACGCCACGTTCAATCTCCGGTCCAAGGCCGGGAAGCGCTCGGTCCCGGCCCGGGAGTTCTTCCAGGGCGCCTTTGCCACCGCTTTGAAGGACGACGAGATCTTCTACGAGATCATCGTCCCCGCGGCTCCTAAGAAGTCCGGCTCGGCGTACGTGAGCTTCGAGCAGAAGGCCTCGGGCTACGCGATCGCGGCGGCCGCGGCGGTGGTGACCAAGAGCCGGAAGACCATCACCGGCGTCACCCTGGCCATCACCGGTGTCGGGGACAAAGCCTTCCTGGCTGATGCCTCGGCGGCGGTCGGCACCCATGGTGAGGACGGGGAACTCGAGGCGGCCTTGGCCGGGATCCTGAACGGGATTTCGGTCAATGCGGACATTCACGCCTCGGCGGAGTACCGGTCGCACTTGGCGCGGGTGGCGGCGAAGCGGGCCATCCAGGCGGCGTTAGGCCGGGCCGGCTGAACCATCGGACGAGCGTTTGATGGGTCGAACGGGGTCCTTGCGTTTGAAGGGCCCCGTTTCGCATTAATAGGGTTAGCACCTTCCGGCGCTGCGTCACCAGCTTGGGCGGATGACTTGCCGAGCCATCGCCGAGGAGGATAGCATATGGGCATGCCCGACGTGGTGCGACACTGGACCCGCGAACAGGTGCTGGCGCTTCCGGACGACGGGAAGCGCTACGAACTCGTCGACGGCGAACTGCTCGTGAGCCCGTCGCCCCGGCCGATCCATCAGCTCGCCCTGACGGCGCTCTTTCGCCGACTCGATCACTACGTCACCCGCCATCGGCTCGGCACGACGTTGTTCGCTCCAGCTGACCTCGACTTCGGCCGGGAGTACGTCGTCCAGCCGGACCTCTTTGTCGTCTCTGAGGTCGATACCCGCAAGCTACGCGACTGGCCCGACTGCGGAGTTCCATCCTTCATCGCGGAGATCCTGTCGCCCTCAACCGGCCGGGGCGACCGGAAGGTGAAGCGGCCGGCGTATCAGCGGGCGGGCGTGGGCGAGTACTGGATCGTCGATCCGGACTCGCGGACCGTCGAACGCTGGCAGCCGGCCGACGCCCGCCCGGAGATCTGCCTCGTCAGGGCGGCGTGGCAACCGACGCCGGACCTCGAGCCGTTCGAACTCGACCTGGGTGAATATTTCGCCGAGGTGTGGGGCGAGGGGCCGCAGGCCTGAGGGGAGTGACGCCTACTACAACCTCGCCGGCGCCTGACCGGGTAGCCGCCGAGATCTCGCACTGTCCCCCTGGCCCGTCCGCCGCGGACGCGGTAGGTTCGGAACCTCGAAGCTAGTCCCTTCGGCGCGTTTGACGATCCTGCCACCAGAGGCACCATGCATCATCCCCTGCGAATCGTCCGTTGCTTCGCCGTCGTCGCCGGCTCGACGATGGCTCTCGTTTCGGCACCCCTCACCGGTGGCCCCTTGGCCGGCCGGCCGCTCGCCGCGCAGGCGCCGGCGGCCTCATCGGGCGTCGCTGCCGACCCCGACGTTCTGGGGGCCGAGCGGCTGTTTTCGGCGTGGTTGGAAGGGCAGATCGCCTATCGGGGATTGCCGGGGATCGCCGTCGGCGTGGTGAGCGATCAACAGCTCGTTTGGTCGAAGGGGTTCGGCCTCGCCGACCTGACGGCGAGGCGGCCGATGTCGCCGAGCACGCTCTTCCGGATGGCGTCGCACAGCAAGCTGTTCACGGCGACGGCGATCATGCAGCTCCGCGAGCAAGGGAAGCTCCGCCTCGACGAACCGGTCGCGAAGTACCTCCCGTGGTTCACCCTCCGGCCGGCGGGCAGCGACGACGGCGAGGTCACGATCGAGGAGCTGCTCACCCACGCCTCCGGGCTCCCCCGGGAAGCGGGGGATCACTGGTCGTCGAACCAGTTCCCCACCGGCGAGGAGATCAAGCGGCTGATGGCCGACCGGCAGGCCGCCCTGCCGCCGGCGACCCGTTGGAAGTACTCGAACCTGGCCTATACGATCGCCGGGATGGTGGTCGAGGCGGTGAGCGGCGAGCGGTGGAGCGACTACGTGCAACGCCACATCTTCGACCCGTTAGGCATGGCGGGGTCGAGCGTGGACCAGAACGTCCCCGGGCTGACGGTCGGCTACGGGCGCCGGATGCCCGACGGGACGCGGGCGGTCATTCCGTTCATCGATGCCCGCGGCATGGCCGCGGCGACCGGAGTCTCCTCGAACGTGGACGACATGGCAAAGTTCGTCTCGGCGCAGTTCCGCGCCGGCAAGACGGGAGGATCGCAGATCCTCAGCACCGCGTCGCTCCGGCTGATGCACCGGGTCCGCTCGGTCGAGGAGGACTGGACCTACGGAACGGGAGTCGGCTTCTGGATCAGCCGGATCAAGGACCGCACCTACGTCGGACACGGCGGCGGCTACCTCGGCAACACGACCCAAACCCTGATCCAGCTCGACGACAGGGTCGGGGTCATCGTCCTGACGAACACCAACGATTCGGATCCCAGCGCGATCGCCCGGCAGTTGATGGCCACGGTGGGAGCCGCGGTGGCGAAGGCGGCGGCCCCGAAGCCGGTGGTGGTGGCGTGGGACCCGGCGTGGACGCGATTTGCCGGGCTCTATCGCGGCGCCTGGGGCGACCAGCAGGTGGTCGTCACCAAGGAGAAGCTCGTGCTCATCGACCCGACCGAACCTAACGTCGACGACCAAGGCACACTCGAGCCGCTCGGCGGCGGGCGGTTCCGTTACCTGGCGAAGTCGGGCGGCGGAGAGGTGGGAGAGGTGGTGCGGTTTGCCGAGGAGAACGGGAAGGTGACGCGGCTGATCGTGGGGGACGGCTACTACGCGCGCGTCGAACCGCCGGCAAACTGAATCGCGCCGGCGTCCCGGGCCCCCGCAGGTAGACGACCACGAGTCGCACTTGGCGCGAGTGGCGGCCAAGCGAGCCATTCAGACCGCGTTGGGGGGTGCCCTCCTTCATCGCGGAGATCCTGTCGCCCTCCACGGGTCGGGGCGACAGGAAAGTGAAGCGGCCGGCGTACCAGCGGGCGGGCGTGGGCGAGTACTGGATCGTCGAACGCTGGCAGCCCGCCGACGCCCGCCCGGAGATCTGTCTCGTTCGAGCGGTGTGGCAGCCGAGGCCGGACCTCGAGCCGTTCGAACTCGACCTGGCTGAATACTTCGCCGAGATCTGGGGCGACGGGCCTAACTAGCGGGTCTTGAGCCCAAGGGCTTCCACCACCAATCGCGCCAGTTCCGCCCGCATCCGCGACCGCACCCCCGCCATCGCCGGGTCCGCCGCCACGTTCCGGCGCTCGAGCGAATCGCGCTTCAGGCCGTACAACTCATCCTGCTCCGGAAACTTGATCCAGTGGACGTATTTGTACCGGGCGGTCCGGACCGCCCGGTAGCCCAAGTCGAGGAGGTGCGGAAACGGCTGCTCGTTGGTGTAGAACTCGACCAGCACCGACTGCCGCCAGCTTCGGCCCGCCGGTGAAAGTCCGGTTCCCGTAGCCGGGGGCTACCGGAGATCGAGCGGGGCGGGCACCTTAGCGAATGGACCCGCTCCGCCAGCCGGCTAGATGGCCGGCCAGCACCGCCACCACAACGAGCGCCGTGACCACCGGACGGCGCCCCAACCACTGCCGGTTGACCGCCCAGAACGCCGTCAGCCACACCGCCACCGGCACCACTACGCCGAACCCGATCGCGACCTTCTGGGGTCCCCCGAGGTCGCGTTGAATCGCGGCGGCAATCCACTCGAATACCCGATAGGCCGCCACCCCGAGCGCGAGATGCAGGGCCAGCACCATCATCACCTGGGCCCGCCGCCCAACGCCGATCGCCAGCGCCACCGCCACGGCCAGCCACCGCATCGGCATCAGGATGATGATCGCACCGAAGCCGGCCATCCCGCTCTTGTCGCCATGGAGTGGGTAACTGCCGAGTTCACCCCACGCCACGGCCAGTTGGGCGCCGAGGAAGGCGGCAACCAGGAGCAGCAGATTGGCGACGAAGGTCATAGGGCAAAATACCGCCTCCTTGTCGACTGCGCGCCCGAGCCCGATAATTCAGGATGCCGGAATTCGTAAGGA from Gemmatimonadota bacterium encodes:
- a CDS encoding Uma2 family endonuclease → MPSFIAEILSPSTGRGDRKVKRPAYQRAGVGEYWIVERWQPADARPEICLVRAVWQPRPDLEPFELDLAEYFAEIWGDGPN
- a CDS encoding DUF4976 domain-containing protein, with translation MLVEFYTNEQPFPHLLDLGYRAVRTARYKYVHWIKFPEQDELYGLKRDSLERRNVAADPAMAGVRSRMRAELARLVVEALGLKTR
- a CDS encoding xanthine dehydrogenase family protein subunit M produces the protein MIPVGFEYARAKTVREALNMLAAGEAKLLAGGHSLLPLMKFRLAQPAKLVDIGGIDELKGIDVKGKGLRIGAATTYRDILDSGAVKERAPLLAEATETIGDTQVRNRGTVGGGLAHADPASDMPAVMMALDATFNLRSKAGKRSVPAREFFQGAFATALKDDEIFYEIIVPAAPKKSGSAYVSFEQKASGYAIAAAAAVVTKSRKTITGVTLAITGVGDKAFLADASAAVGTHGEDGELEAALAGILNGISVNADIHASAEYRSHLARVAAKRAIQAALGRAG
- a CDS encoding Uma2 family endonuclease, with product MGMPDVVRHWTREQVLALPDDGKRYELVDGELLVSPSPRPIHQLALTALFRRLDHYVTRHRLGTTLFAPADLDFGREYVVQPDLFVVSEVDTRKLRDWPDCGVPSFIAEILSPSTGRGDRKVKRPAYQRAGVGEYWIVDPDSRTVERWQPADARPEICLVRAAWQPTPDLEPFELDLGEYFAEVWGEGPQA
- a CDS encoding class A beta-lactamase-related serine hydrolase, whose translation is MALVSAPLTGGPLAGRPLAAQAPAASSGVAADPDVLGAERLFSAWLEGQIAYRGLPGIAVGVVSDQQLVWSKGFGLADLTARRPMSPSTLFRMASHSKLFTATAIMQLREQGKLRLDEPVAKYLPWFTLRPAGSDDGEVTIEELLTHASGLPREAGDHWSSNQFPTGEEIKRLMADRQAALPPATRWKYSNLAYTIAGMVVEAVSGERWSDYVQRHIFDPLGMAGSSVDQNVPGLTVGYGRRMPDGTRAVIPFIDARGMAAATGVSSNVDDMAKFVSAQFRAGKTGGSQILSTASLRLMHRVRSVEEDWTYGTGVGFWISRIKDRTYVGHGGGYLGNTTQTLIQLDDRVGVIVLTNTNDSDPSAIARQLMATVGAAVAKAAAPKPVVVAWDPAWTRFAGLYRGAWGDQQVVVTKEKLVLIDPTEPNVDDQGTLEPLGGGRFRYLAKSGGGEVGEVVRFAEENGKVTRLIVGDGYYARVEPPAN